A stretch of Channa argus isolate prfri chromosome 16, Channa argus male v1.0, whole genome shotgun sequence DNA encodes these proteins:
- the alms1 gene encoding serine-rich adhesin for platelets isoform X2, whose amino-acid sequence MLWTDNNMDLSERVPLSPQLLADEGVSQSVGQTPKNQPTQSHHSASCNLRQPGPTTDDVELQQPGGHSLQLEFQDSNLSPALTLLAATAGVEHNLTEYLLFHQSDNEFAPLRAYPDNSVASVRFHALSQEWTTQASECGSLSQATVLSDERASSCCSLSQHSLSPEADRLNESSHFSTDKQKAPSIVDTGSSENGLESLGKLVGETNEDETLFLSKDIPAQQLLERLQKDIGMPSSSSAISSSSGMSVKSTASLVRDSKSTKVCKPGTDQSLFRIEGPPGEASLSQQQTREPDICTNPEQSQTLSSEVCNITTGSRSTQPDDTTEALHRELLAEAERHSKHEAESKQKQEKSPTSPCSSLTQIPTEISEGKLGVTRTNPGGAPWTCVFSAGVIPRVHQQQDHWSFGNQTGIDGSYLGFLPQSQSTPGVFKATPKSSVKTKLGQLSVVESDKENSMNQSNTGTGTSPQPDPVAEDHCSQVKKQGQQETTSEKVQFLPSLNYMQKVDAWRANQSSGNTSLFDSLALQGFSGISPKKKAYDAVSDTLNHILSQQVKSLQQPPVSSTANQTVTQRSSSVISCSSFPGIGQAVGSAPNDKDNTVSVAQSGAPPFGRSQSHSSHSTVVMSEKKVQKTAKPPEKDKSQIPNDFQKPSTTVQASPLMTLSQFSDVSVDRVALSSSQDSYNSGLKLRASIGASSVTSLEVDNYAPYWTSKLSTPPPQPRHQELNIEERIPVYLHNLGIDQSPSKILTPFVPRGPIREPEFSPTDLCTIRGSIGTPTKSAEPSEGGSPHKGEFSRSSILSVESSISIPLCVDSLSPAVLIPDQTTCPSLSDTEAIHTASRSPSSSQPYKDNHVSVLHSSQQQPKESSLTSNQNVVQLGQRFGSEVSLGTKLTCGERNVGSPLPTSRSLNQSTEDSFESSKALRDISSLRTKTPRLQDYSFTSSSTAEDPRTHSSFLVARSSSDSMLTSEKLKQSYPSTQALVAAPAVAIGTQDGTATLVLSKPARRTEPEGCSAAPPDSKIPTQPAVIIPLPPVSTQQLSSTSSDTVGAPEEDETTKIGHPTHSRSSSIIVSETDQGLLSDGSSESSLAVRVAKLLQSESPSTMVSSSNSITDQEESKAKEWIKLKISGQRCESRELDKEDRDRIEEIKKDLLLKNIMMSQESTDTESSGTCNVVVPVRQDPPQPVETFVAFSKMNDRTMQGLSTDLPDSTVQLQHPRHLKLEARIHEIAAREGVTLPRTHPCPLKSITIATRKRSTSSSPSTSPAPPLSPAPEPLHLAELSTEAVEHPKANKQLPLSENEDSKTTREAALEFEPSSLSTRNQDPNSQLMSGNKKRQDTVGGQLEDNPSPSQNVHKEDVNDEVSVQDRTLSNGHGAEQAIGITTSASPPKTGHINRVHFTLSPKASDHRQTSAVLSSFDDDVTEVPAKFVPPRYSSSTASSADEGFCFSSPPEWFETREQIRQHGLERTDSSILFKTAVSQGTSTYTSAQSSAPHHRPEVSPGHLNTESSAMPVLLPYKPGGSEELFYVPQTEADVSSTGPSDTTIESSHTGSDDALPPRFSSDILGHLNPGLDRGVTIRHTEGIYSKRFKTATFRMQQPERRDASVATDKSETCQSQVLHQSSQVSGAFTRVPTSSKQEPSTRDQGTSPVPFFTHNSPEPSNEAFQPVRMEMDHDRKSPHVNQNFIGDSREQQSRYPGIHHPDSQQRSLDELWQRFCHLLRLEESRPATEREASLLDRLERLSHSIHNTRAADVPEQAEEYHDSYPINQKLGMRRKHATGEEKRHLRGDESSLRYEAREAERNIGGSKRMEDDLPSYTWTQRLQVEKSQPAGDDSHAFFTSSLSRSSFQSQHLCPADRDGTDTLSTVSGSMSTIDTARLIRAFGAHRVQYLKSSPSLSKLYSTINKQKEGKEQRTGRNLAAPHISTQSETSGTDESVCTSACCPQSCYEVAADSASSTSTYMLPSHSGPSRTFGTKKAVKLVSKGIQAGDLEIVSNGTRRHTRDVGTTFPSPGETSAPRPISLSLFSAERRTGGQRSLSKSGEFQKQRKSKRSPSKPYPEGVSWFISADDLRSEARKENQPEDESSAWRPSTAWFEPYGTRHPWREPLRQRQVHGDRNQQPTFIHHAEVDPELRPKKMSSGLARVSLQEALEMQRPEFISRSRQRMRRLALQMEERKLKPVFTREEDELFRLPKPGTVLLRRAVPRKEMIQRSKQIYENLPEVQRRREEEKRKAEYQSYRLNAKLYNKRITNHVLGRRSAWQ is encoded by the exons ATGTTGTGGACTGACAACAACATGGATCTTTCAGag AGGGTGCCACTGTCTCCTCAGCTGCTAGCAGATGAAGGTGTAAGTCAGTCTGTTGGACAAACGCCCAAAAACCAACCAACTCAAAGTCACCACAGTGCCAGTTGCAACCTAAGGCAGCCTGGACCTACTACAGATGATGTTGAGCTTCAACAGCCAGGAGGACATTCTTTGCAACTAG AATTTCAGGACAGTAATTTGTCTCCAGCCCTTACCCTGTTGGCTGCAACTGCTGGTGTGGAACACAACTTGACTGAATACTTATTATTCCATCAAAGTGACAATGAATTTGCCCCTTTAAg ggCGTACCCTGACAATTCAGTGGCATCAGTGAGATTTCATGCTCTGTCCCAGGAATGGACCACTCAGGCCTCTGAGTGTGGCTCATTGTCGCAGGCAACTGTCCTCTCTGACGAAAGAGCAAgcagctgctgctctctgtCCCAACATAGTTTGTCGCCAGAGGCTGACCGACTAAATGAAAGCTCTCACTTCTCAACTGACAAACAGAAAGCACCATCCATAGTTGACACAGGTAGCAGTGAAAATGGTTTAGAATCACTAGGCAAACTAGTGGGGGAGACTAATGAGGATGAGACTTTGTTTTTGAGTAAGGATATTCCTGCCCAGCAACTTCTGGAACGCCTTCAGAAAGATATTGGCATGCCAAGCAGCAGTAGTGCCATTTCCTCTTCCTCAGGGATGTCTGTGAAGAGCACAGCATCTCTGGTTAGAGACTCTAAAAGCACTAAAGTTTGCAAACCAGGCACTGACCAAAGCCTGTTTAGAATAGAAGGTCCTCCAGGTGAAGCTTCTCTTTCTCAACAGCAAACACGAGAACCTGATATATGTACAAACCCTGAACAATCTCAAACACTGTCGTCTGAGGTCTGTAACATTACCACGGGGTCCCGCAGCACTCAGCCTGATGACACTACTGAAGCATTACACAGAGAGCTTCTGGCTGAGGCAGAGAGGCACAGCAAACATGAAGCTgaatctaaacaaaaacaggagaaaagtcCCACATCACCATGTTCATCGCTCACACAAATTCCTACAGAGATTTCTGAAGGCAAGTTAGGTGTGACAAGAACAAATCCTGGTGGTGCACCATGGacatgtgtgttttcagcaggtGTTATACCAAGAGTTCACCAACAGCAAGACCATTGGTCCTTTGGAAACCAAACAGGGATTGATGGGTCCTACCTGGGTTTTCTTCCACAGTCGCAGTCCACTCCAGGGGTTTTTAAGGCCACACCTAAATCAAGTGTCAAGACTAAATTAGGGCAACTTTCTGTTGTAGAATCTGATAAAGAGAACTCAATGAATCAATCAAACACAGGCACAGGCACCTCTCCACAGCCAGATCCTGTTGCTGAAGACCATTGTTCTCAAGTGAAAAAGCAGGGCCAACAGGAAACTACCTCTGAAAAAGTGCAGTTTCTCCCAAGTCTCAACTATATGCAGAAAGTAGACGCTTGGAGGGCAAATCAGAGTTCAGGCAATACGTCGCTGTTTGATAGCTTGGCTCTGCAAGGATTTTCTGGTATCTCTCCCAAAAAGAAAGCTTACGATGCAGTATCTGACACTCTGAATCATATCCTCAGTCAGCAGGTGAAGAGTTTACAACAGCCTCCAGTCTCAAGTACTGCCAACCAGACTGTCACACAGAGGTCCTCCTCAGTTATATCTTGCTCCTCTTTTCCAGGAATAGGACAGGCAGTGGGTAGTGCTCCTAATGACAAGGATAACACTGTGTCTGTAGCTCAGAGCGGTGCTCCTCCATTTGGCAGGTCACAATCCCACTCCTCTCATAGCACAGTTGTCATGTCGGAAAAGAAAGTTCAAAAGACGGCGAAACCtccagaaaaagacaaaagtcagATACCGAATGACTTCCAGAAGCCAAGCACCACAGTTCAAGCATCACCTCTCATGACACTCAGTCAGTTCAGTGATGTGTCGGTTGATAGAGTGGCACTTTCAAGTTCCCAAGATAGTTACAACAGTGGACTTAAATTAAGAGCTTCGATTGGAGCTTCTTCTGTCACCAGCCTAGAGGTTGATAATTATGCCCCATACTGGACATCAAAACTGTCAACACCGCCACCTCAGCCCAGGCATCAAGAGCTCAACATTGAAGAACGAATTCCG GTGTATCTTCATAACCTAGGTATTGACCAGTCTCCCTCGAAAATCTTGACTCCATTTGTACCCAGAGGGCCAATCAGAGAGCCTGAGTTCTCTCCCACTGATCTCTGCACAATCAGAGGCTCTATTGGTACCCCGACCAAGAGTGCAGAACCTTCTGAAG GTGGCAGTCCTCATAAAGGGGAGTTTTCCAGGTCCAGCATTCTGTCAGTGGAGTCAAGTATATCCATACCATTATGTGTGGACAGTCTTAGTCCAGCTGTACTGATCCCAGATCAGACTACGTGTCCTTCATTGTCAGATACAGAAGCTATCCACACTGCATCCAGGAGTCCATCCTCCTCCCAGCCTTATAAAGACAACCATGTTTCTGTACTGCATTCCAGCCAGCAACAACCGAAAGAAAGCAGTTTAACCAGCAACCAGAATGTTGTCCAGCTGGGACAGAGGTTTGGTTCTGAGGTGTCATTAGGTACCAAGTTGACGTGTGGTGAAAGAAACGTTGGGTCACCCTTGCCAACAAGCCGTAGTTTAAATCAAAGTACAGAGGATTCTTTTGAAAGCTCAAAGGCCTTGAGGGACATCTCCTCACTGAGGACGAAAACCCCCAGACTGCAGGACTACTCATTCACTTCCTCCTCTACCGCTGAAGATCCCAGAACTCATTCCTCCTTTCTGGTGGCTAGGTCGTCATCTGACTCTATGCTTACCtctgagaaattaaaacaaagttatcCATCCACACAAGCTCTTGTTGCAGCCCCTGCAGTAGCTATAGGGACACAAGATGGTACTGCGACTCTGGTCCTTTCCAAACCAGCCCGACGAACAGAGCCTGAGGGCTGCAGTGCTGCACCTCCTGATAGCAAAATCCCAACACAGCCAGCTGTTATCATCCCTCTGCCACCTGTGAGTACGCAGCAGCTCTCATCTACTTCTTCAGACACAGTGGGGGCACCAGAAGAGGACGAAACAACTAAAATTGGACATCCAACACATAGTAGGTCCTCCTCAATTATAGTCAGTGAAACAGATCAGGGATTGCTGAGTGATGGAAGCAGTGAGAGCTCACTGGCGGTCAGAGTGGCCAAGTTACTCCAGAGCGAATCTCCATCTACAATGGTGTCCAGTTCAAACAGCATCACTGACCAAGAAGAGAGCAAAGCCAAAG AGTGGATAAAGCTGAAGATCTCAGGACAGCGGTGTGAGTCTCGGGAGTTGGACAAAGAAGATAGAGACCGAATTGAGGAGATCAAGAAAGACCTTCTGTTGAAAAACATTATGATG AGCCAGGAGAGCACAGATACCGAGAGCAGTGGAACATGCAATGTTGTGGTCCCGGTGAGACAGGATCCACCTCAGCCAGTAGAGACATTCGTCGCTTTTAGTAAGATGAACGACCGGACGATGCAAGGCCTTAGCACAGACCTCCCTGATTCCACTGTGCAGCTTCAGCACCCTCGCCACCTAAAATTGGAGGCTCGTATACATGAAATTGCAGCCAGAGAAGGAGTCACTCTCCCCAGAACACACCCTTGTCCCCTTAAATCGATCACTATTGCCACCCGGAAgcgctccacctcctcctctccctccacaTCACCTGCGCCTCCACTCAGCCCAGCTCCAGAGCCACTCCACCTGGCTGAGCTCTCCACAGAAGCAGTTGAACACCCTAAAGCTAATAAGCAGCTTCCGCTTTCTGAGAATGAAGACAGTAAGACTACTCGAGAGGCAGCGTTGGAGTTTGAACCAAGCAGTCTCTCTACCAGAAATCAAGATCCAAATTCTCAGTTAATGTCAGGAAATAAGAAGAGGCAAGACACTGTTGGAGGCCAACTTGAAGATAATCCTTCACCCTCACAAAATGTCCATAAAGAAGATGTGAATGATGAGGTATCTGTCCAGGATCGCACTCTTTCTAATGGTCATGGAGCCGAACAGGCCATAGGCATAACTACCTCTGCGTCCCCTCCTAAGACTGGTCACATCAATCGTGTCCATTTCACTCTGTCCCCAAAAGCAAGTGATCACAGACAAACCAGTGCTGTCCTCTCCAGTTTTGACGATGATGTTACAGAGGTGCCAGCAAAATTTGTTCCCCCTAGATACTCCTCTTCTACTGCTAGCAGTGCAGAcgaaggtttttgtttttccagtccACCAGAGTGGTTTGAAACACGAGAGCAAATCAGACAGCACGGGCTTGAACGCACCGACTCTTCCATCCTATTTAAAACCGCTGTATCTCAAGGTACATCCACCTATACATCTGCACAATCTTCTGCACCTCATCACAGACCTGAAGTTTCCCCAGGGCACTTAAACACTGAATCATCAG CAATGCCTGTTTTGTTGCCTTATAAACCTGGTGGTAGTGAGGAGCTCTTCTACGTCCCTCAGACAGAAGCTGATGTCTCTTCTACAGGTCCCTCTGACACAACCATAGAGAGCTCACACACAG GCTCAGACGACGCCTTGCCCCCACGATTCAGTAGTGACATCCTCGGGCACCTCAATCCAGGGTTGGACCGTGGAGTCACTATCAGACATACAGAGGGCATCTACAGCAAGAGGTTCAAAACGGCTACCTTCAGAATGCAGCAACCTGAACGCAGAG ATGCTTCTGTGGCAACAGATAAAAGCGAAACCTGTCAGAGCCAAGTGCTGCATCAATCGTCTCAGGTGTCAGGTGCCTTTACCAGAGTCCCAACATCAAGCAAACAAGAACCCTCCACGAGAGACCAAGGAACCAGCCCGGTTCCGTTTTTTACTCATAATTCACCAGAGCCAAGTAATGAGGCATTTCAGCCTGTTCGTATGGAGATGGACCATGACAGAAAAAGTCCTCATGTGAACCAAAACTTCATCGGTGATTCCAGAGAACAGCAGAGCCGGTATCCTGGCATCCATCACCCTGACTCGCAGCAAAGAAGTTTGGACGAGCTGTGGCAGAGGTTCTGTCATCTGTTGAGACTAGAGGAGTCGCGGCCAGCTACCGAAAGAGAGGCTTCACTGCTGGACCGTCTTGAGCGCTTGTCTCATTCAATTCATAACACAAGAGCTGCTGATGTGCCAGAACAAGCGGAGGAATATCATGATTCTTACCCCATAAATCAGAAGCTAGGAATGAGGCGCAAACATGCTACAGGAGAAGAAAAGCGGCATCTGAGAGGGGACGAAAGCAGTTTACGCtatgaggccagagaagcagaGCGGAACATCGGGGGAAGTAAACGGATGGAAGATGATCTCCCCAGTTACACCTGGACACAGAGGCTTCAGGTAGAGAAGTCTCAGCCTGCAGGGGACGACAGTCATGCCTTCTTCACCTCCAGTCTCTCACGCAGCTCCTTCCAGAGTCAGCACCTCTGTCCTGCAGACAGAGACGGAACCGACACGTTGTCCACGGTGTCTGGCTCCATGTCCACCATTGACACTGCCCGACTGATCCGAGCATTCGGCGCTCATAGAGTCCAGTATCTGAAAAGCAGCCCCAGCCTCAGTAAACTTTACAGTACCATCAACAagcagaaagaaggaaaggagcAGAGGACGGGGAGAAACTTGGCCGCCCCTCACATAAGCACACAATCAGAGACTAGTGGCACAGATGAATCTGTATGTACATCTGCATGTTGTCCTCAGTCCTGTTATGAA GTTGCTGCTGATTCTGCGTCATCAACCAGCACTTACATGCTCCCATCACACAGTGGCCCTTCCAGAACTTTCGGTACCAAGAAGGCTGTAAAACTGGTCAGTAAAGGCATCCAGGCAG GTGACCTGGAGATTGTTAGTAACGGGACTCGAAGACACACCAGAGATGTTGGAACCACGTTCCCATCACCTGGTGAAACCAGTGCTCCGAGGCCGATCTCACTATCCTTGTTCAGTGCAGAGAGAAGAACAGGAGGCCAGAGGAGCTTATCAAAGAGTGGAGAGTTccaaaagcagagaaagagcaagagaagCCCATCAAAGCCTTACCCTGAAG GTGTTTCTTGGTTTATCTCTGCTGACGATCTGAGATCAGAGGCGAGGAAGGAGAACCAGCCTGAAGACGAGTCGTCAGCATGGAGGCCTAGCACTGCCTGGTTTGAACCTTATGGAACAAGACATCCGTGGAGAGAACCGCTCAGACAGAGACAAGTCCATGGTGACAGAAATCAACAGCCCACTTTCATACATCATGCTGAAGTTGATCCAGAGCTGAGACCCAAAAAGATGTCCTCTGGTCTGGCACGTGTCTCTCTTCAG GAGGCTCTGGAGATGCAGCGGCCAGAGTTCATCTCTCGGTCCAGACAGAGGATGAGGCGTCTGGCTCTGCAGATGGAGGAGAGGAAACTGAAGCCTGTTTTCACTAGAGAGGAAGATGAACTCTTCAGACTGCCAAAGCCAG GCACCGTTCTTCTCAGACGAGCTGTTCCCAGAAAGGAGATGATCCAGAGATCAAAACA GATTTATGAGAATCTACCTGAGgtgcagaggaggagggaggaggaaaaaaggaaagctgAATATCAATCTTACCGACTGAATGCTAAACTCTACAACAAG